In Micromonospora sp. NBC_01813, the following are encoded in one genomic region:
- the lnt gene encoding apolipoprotein N-acyltransferase, whose translation MVDEVRAASGPGSAPVVAAGAAVGLPWAVGLAVLSGAALLVAFPPYGWWWAAPVGVAALAVAVHRRRLRAGAGLGFVAGVVFFAPLLSWTNLHTGSLPWVLLSGLQASYLALLGAVAAFVSPVVDRRRLVAWPLVTGLLWVGQEALRGRTPFGGFPWGRLAFSQGDSPALPWASVGGAPLVTFVVAVCGGVLAAAVWRRWRWGSGLVPAVGGVLVAAGLLAVGALVPLGGGSSGSVTVAIVQGNVPRMGLDFNAQRRAVLDNHVQGTLRLAQRVAAGEVPAPDLVVWPENASDVDPLQDDRAAASIDEAATAIGVPILVGALSYGPAPGEVRNVSLVWEPGSAGEVEQVYVKRHPVPFAEYVPMRRLARMVTKQVDLVRADFVAGSSPGVLRLGPVSVSGIICFEVAYDALVRDTVTGGAQVLAVQTNNATFDVAEAGQQLAMVRLRAVEHGRDGLMASTVGVSAFVDQNGRVSQPTEFNTAAVVVSELELGATRTLATRMGVWPEMVLVVLAGAVVAVAVWLRRRVVGSVTEAR comes from the coding sequence ATGGTGGATGAGGTGCGGGCTGCGTCCGGGCCGGGGTCGGCGCCGGTGGTGGCTGCCGGTGCCGCGGTGGGGTTGCCGTGGGCGGTGGGGTTGGCCGTTTTGTCGGGGGCGGCGCTGCTCGTGGCGTTTCCGCCGTACGGTTGGTGGTGGGCGGCGCCGGTGGGGGTGGCGGCGTTGGCGGTGGCGGTGCACCGTCGTCGGCTGCGGGCGGGTGCGGGGTTGGGTTTCGTCGCGGGAGTGGTGTTCTTCGCGCCGTTGTTGAGTTGGACGAATCTGCACACGGGGAGTCTGCCGTGGGTGTTGTTGTCGGGGTTGCAGGCCAGTTACCTGGCGTTGTTGGGGGCGGTCGCGGCGTTCGTCTCGCCGGTGGTGGATCGACGGAGGTTGGTGGCGTGGCCGCTGGTGACCGGGTTGTTGTGGGTGGGGCAGGAGGCGTTGCGGGGTCGGACTCCGTTCGGGGGTTTCCCGTGGGGGCGGTTGGCGTTCAGTCAGGGTGATTCGCCGGCGTTGCCGTGGGCTTCGGTGGGTGGGGCTCCGCTGGTGACATTCGTGGTGGCGGTCTGCGGTGGGGTGTTGGCGGCGGCGGTGTGGCGGCGGTGGCGGTGGGGGTCGGGGTTGGTGCCGGCGGTCGGTGGGGTGCTCGTCGCGGCGGGTCTGTTGGCGGTCGGTGCGTTGGTTCCCCTTGGTGGCGGGTCGTCGGGGTCGGTGACGGTGGCGATCGTGCAGGGCAATGTGCCGCGGATGGGGTTGGACTTCAACGCGCAGCGGCGGGCGGTGCTGGACAACCACGTGCAGGGAACGCTGCGGTTGGCGCAGCGGGTGGCGGCGGGTGAGGTGCCGGCGCCGGATCTGGTGGTGTGGCCGGAGAACGCCAGTGACGTGGATCCGTTGCAGGACGATCGGGCGGCGGCGAGCATCGACGAGGCCGCGACGGCGATCGGGGTGCCGATTCTGGTGGGGGCGTTGTCGTACGGTCCGGCGCCCGGTGAGGTCCGTAACGTGAGCCTGGTGTGGGAGCCGGGTTCGGCGGGCGAGGTCGAGCAGGTGTACGTGAAGCGGCATCCGGTGCCGTTCGCCGAGTATGTGCCGATGCGGCGGCTGGCGCGTATGGTCACGAAACAGGTTGACCTGGTCCGGGCCGATTTTGTCGCTGGTTCGTCGCCGGGTGTGTTGCGGCTGGGGCCGGTGTCGGTCAGCGGCATCATCTGTTTCGAGGTGGCGTACGACGCTCTGGTGCGGGACACGGTGACCGGTGGCGCGCAGGTGTTGGCGGTACAGACCAACAACGCGACGTTCGACGTGGCGGAGGCTGGTCAGCAGTTGGCGATGGTCCGGTTGCGGGCGGTGGAGCATGGCCGGGACGGGTTGATGGCGTCGACCGTTGGCGTATCGGCTTTTGTCGATCAGAATGGGCGGGTGTCGCAGCCGACCGAGTTCAACACCGCGGCCGTCGTGGTGAGTGAGTTGGAGCTGGGGGCGACGCGTACTCTTGCGACTCGAATGGGTGTCTGGCCCGAGATGGTGCTGGTGGTTCTCGCCGGCGCTGTCGTCGCCGTGGCGGTATGGCTGCGGCGGCGGGTGGTCGGCTCAGTTACGGAGGCACGGTGA
- a CDS encoding glutamate mutase L yields MSVVVCADVGSTFTKAVVVDSAAGVLLGAAACPTTAGGDVWDGLAEAVRQAGVAVSGGVDSVPWLVCSSAGGGLRLAVVGYEPLVTARAGVRVGLSAGAQVVSVVAGLLDAAGLAQVRESRPDVVLLVGGTDGGDAQVLLHNAGSLAAAGLSVPVVVAGNVEACPAAVAMLAGAGVAVTAAGNVLPRLGVLAPGSARAAVREVFLRSVIGGGQLSADGRFGQVVRAATPDAVLSGVALLAGCANADLLVVDVGGATTDVYSVVGADSQPAGDEPVAGVPVAGWWDQSRTVEGDLGVRVGAGGVVEAAVAERLIGPEQAAALAGPVAARVADPGLVAVDEAARAVDLRLVELAALVAVRRHARAEEQLPGSGRDLRRVRWLVGSGGVLRRVAVGAAVGVLRSVAGDRVGGWLVPREAVPVVDSAYVLAAAGLLSVEYPAAAVGLLRRYVLAGRQGPSWR; encoded by the coding sequence GTGAGTGTGGTGGTCTGCGCCGACGTGGGGTCGACGTTCACGAAGGCGGTGGTGGTCGATTCGGCGGCCGGGGTGTTGCTGGGGGCGGCGGCGTGTCCCACGACGGCGGGGGGTGACGTGTGGGACGGGTTGGCGGAGGCGGTGCGGCAGGCGGGTGTTGCGGTGTCGGGTGGGGTGGACTCGGTGCCGTGGCTGGTGTGTTCGTCGGCCGGTGGGGGTCTGCGGTTGGCGGTGGTGGGTTACGAGCCGTTGGTGACCGCGCGGGCTGGTGTGCGGGTGGGGTTGTCGGCGGGGGCGCAGGTGGTGTCGGTGGTGGCTGGGCTGCTCGACGCGGCGGGGTTGGCGCAGGTGCGGGAGTCACGTCCGGACGTGGTGTTGCTGGTGGGCGGCACGGACGGTGGGGACGCGCAGGTGTTGCTGCACAACGCGGGCTCGCTGGCGGCGGCGGGGCTGTCGGTGCCGGTGGTGGTGGCGGGCAACGTCGAGGCGTGTCCTGCGGCGGTGGCGATGCTGGCGGGTGCGGGGGTGGCGGTGACAGCTGCCGGGAACGTGTTGCCGCGGCTCGGGGTGTTGGCGCCGGGGTCGGCCCGGGCGGCGGTGCGTGAGGTCTTTCTGCGGTCGGTGATCGGTGGTGGGCAGTTGTCGGCCGATGGGCGCTTCGGCCAGGTGGTGCGGGCGGCGACCCCGGATGCGGTGTTGTCCGGGGTGGCGTTGCTGGCGGGTTGCGCGAACGCTGATCTGCTGGTGGTCGATGTGGGTGGTGCGACGACGGATGTGTATTCGGTGGTGGGTGCGGATTCGCAGCCGGCGGGGGATGAGCCGGTGGCCGGGGTGCCGGTGGCGGGCTGGTGGGATCAGTCGCGCACGGTGGAGGGGGACCTCGGGGTCCGGGTCGGGGCGGGTGGGGTGGTCGAGGCGGCGGTCGCGGAGCGGCTGATCGGGCCGGAGCAGGCGGCGGCGTTGGCGGGGCCAGTGGCGGCCCGGGTGGCGGATCCGGGCCTGGTCGCGGTCGATGAGGCTGCGCGGGCGGTGGATCTGCGGTTGGTGGAGTTGGCAGCCTTGGTGGCGGTGCGTCGGCACGCGCGGGCGGAGGAGCAGTTGCCGGGAAGTGGTCGGGATCTGCGGCGGGTGCGGTGGCTGGTGGGCTCGGGTGGGGTGTTGCGGCGGGTGGCTGTGGGGGCGGCGGTCGGGGTGTTGCGGTCGGTGGCCGGCGACAGGGTCGGTGGTTGGCTGGTACCGCGGGAGGCGGTGCCGGTGGTTGATTCGGCGTACGTGTTGGCTGCGGCGGGGCTGTTGTCGGTGGAGTATCCGGCGGCTGCGGTGGGGCTGTTGCGGCGGTACGTGTTGGCGGGTCGGCAGGGGCCGTCGTGGCGGTGA
- a CDS encoding hotdog domain-containing protein, which produces MSAAVGLSVVHRRYVPYGHAHYAGGLVDGAYVLGLFGDVATELCIRGDGDEGLFAGYEQVRFVAPVRAGDVVQVSGTVTRVGTRSRTVRFECLVVCRGCPEVSVSAARVLTPPLVAVTAVGTVVVPASREAG; this is translated from the coding sequence GTGAGCGCGGCGGTTGGTCTGTCGGTGGTTCATCGCCGGTACGTGCCGTACGGGCATGCGCATTACGCCGGTGGTCTGGTCGACGGGGCGTACGTCCTCGGGTTGTTCGGTGACGTGGCGACGGAGTTGTGTATCCGGGGTGACGGTGACGAGGGGCTGTTCGCCGGCTATGAGCAGGTGCGGTTCGTGGCGCCGGTGCGGGCCGGTGACGTGGTGCAGGTCAGCGGGACGGTGACGCGGGTGGGGACCCGGAGTCGTACGGTGCGGTTCGAGTGCCTGGTGGTGTGTCGGGGGTGTCCGGAGGTGTCGGTGTCGGCGGCGCGGGTGTTGACACCGCCGTTGGTGGCGGTCACCGCGGTGGGCACGGTGGTGGTGCCGGCGTCGCGGGAGGCCGGGTGA
- a CDS encoding OAM dimerization domain-containing protein codes for MGEVVRPYGDTTGDGMVQLSFTLPVPHDKRAEGAALLLAGKMGVDPAMVVHAAPVGVGFTFFVVYGRVGHLVDMSAVRVVERDFPLLGAAEVNAAVRSGLGRRLSVVGACIGTDAHTVGIDAILNVKGIAGEKGLEYYREFVVTNMGAQVPVADLVDEAVRVGADAVLVSQVVSQRDAHLHNVRELSAAFREAVPAPRRPLLVVGGPRFDELMAAELGVDRIFGRGATPREVASYLVHAVLTRVAR; via the coding sequence GTGGGTGAGGTGGTGCGCCCGTACGGGGACACGACGGGTGACGGGATGGTGCAGTTGTCGTTCACGCTGCCGGTGCCGCACGACAAGCGGGCCGAGGGTGCGGCCCTGTTGTTGGCGGGGAAGATGGGCGTCGATCCAGCGATGGTGGTGCACGCGGCGCCGGTGGGGGTGGGTTTCACGTTCTTCGTGGTGTACGGCCGGGTCGGTCATCTGGTGGACATGTCGGCGGTGCGGGTGGTGGAGCGGGATTTTCCGCTGTTGGGGGCGGCGGAGGTCAACGCGGCGGTGCGGTCGGGTCTGGGGCGGCGGTTGTCGGTGGTGGGGGCGTGTATCGGTACGGACGCGCACACGGTCGGCATCGATGCGATCTTGAATGTGAAGGGCATCGCGGGTGAGAAGGGTCTGGAGTACTACCGGGAGTTCGTGGTGACGAACATGGGGGCGCAGGTGCCGGTGGCGGATCTGGTGGACGAGGCGGTGCGGGTGGGCGCGGACGCGGTGCTGGTGTCTCAGGTGGTGTCGCAGCGGGATGCGCATCTGCACAACGTGCGGGAGTTGTCGGCGGCGTTCCGGGAGGCGGTGCCGGCGCCGCGGCGGCCGTTGCTGGTGGTGGGTGGCCCGCGGTTCGACGAGTTGATGGCCGCCGAGTTGGGGGTCGATCGGATCTTCGGTCGGGGGGCGACGCCGCGTGAGGTGGCGAGCTATCTGGTGCACGCGGTGCTGACGCGGGTGGCGCGGTGA
- a CDS encoding lysine 5,6-aminomutase subunit alpha gives MSGLLGLEPALVARARELAARAGAPVVELARSRTTVSVERAVLRVMGVAGADAEGIPWVNRLVDVVAEQVGLGHGVAVPVCDAVLRSGVDRVDAAAVTGLAQEAAAGAVRFEVPAGGAGEAARGWARSLAAAGVARIDRRRVERERLVGRWGDPPRRPWVYLIVATGDIHEDIPQAQEAARAGADVVAVIRSTGQSLLDYVPEGATREGFAGTYATQENFRLMRAALDEVSGEVGRYVRLTNYASGLCMPEMAVLAGLERLDMMLNDSMYGILFRDINPVRTFVDQRFSRQVHARAGIIINTGEDNYLTTADAVEAAHTVTVSQLLNEYFAVEAGLADWQLGLGHAFEIDPLVPESFRLELAHALLARELFPEAPLKWMPPTRHMTGDVFRGNLLNGFFNLAGVLTGQGILLVGMMTEAVATPWLSDRAIALQNVRYVLGAAGGLAEDFVPAPDGFIVRRAGQVLGEAVDLLERIVDDSLLTAIAEGTFGVMRRPADGGKGRDGVVVQAGDYLNPVSELLEAADTDDRVGAGRG, from the coding sequence GTGAGTGGTCTGCTGGGGCTGGAGCCTGCGCTGGTGGCGCGGGCGCGGGAGTTGGCGGCGCGGGCGGGGGCGCCGGTGGTGGAGTTGGCGCGCTCGCGTACGACGGTGTCGGTGGAGCGGGCGGTGTTGCGGGTGATGGGGGTCGCCGGGGCGGACGCGGAGGGGATTCCGTGGGTGAACCGGCTGGTGGATGTGGTGGCCGAGCAGGTGGGGTTGGGGCACGGGGTGGCGGTGCCGGTGTGTGACGCGGTGCTGCGTTCGGGGGTGGACCGGGTGGACGCGGCGGCGGTGACGGGGTTGGCGCAGGAGGCGGCGGCGGGGGCGGTGCGGTTCGAGGTGCCGGCGGGTGGGGCGGGGGAGGCGGCTCGGGGGTGGGCGCGGTCGTTGGCGGCGGCGGGGGTGGCGCGGATCGATCGTCGGCGGGTGGAGCGGGAGCGGTTGGTGGGGCGGTGGGGGGATCCGCCGCGCCGGCCGTGGGTGTATCTGATCGTGGCCACGGGGGACATCCATGAGGACATTCCGCAGGCGCAGGAGGCTGCTCGGGCGGGTGCGGATGTGGTGGCGGTGATTCGGTCGACGGGGCAGTCGTTGCTGGATTACGTGCCGGAGGGGGCGACTCGGGAGGGCTTCGCGGGGACGTATGCGACGCAGGAGAACTTTCGTCTGATGCGGGCGGCGTTGGACGAGGTGTCGGGTGAGGTGGGGCGTTATGTTCGGTTGACGAATTACGCGTCCGGGTTGTGTATGCCGGAGATGGCGGTGCTGGCTGGTCTGGAGCGGCTGGACATGATGTTGAACGATTCGATGTACGGGATTCTGTTCCGGGACATCAATCCTGTTCGGACTTTCGTGGACCAGCGCTTTTCGCGTCAGGTGCATGCGCGTGCCGGGATCATCATCAACACGGGGGAGGACAACTATCTCACGACGGCTGACGCGGTGGAGGCTGCTCATACGGTGACGGTGTCGCAGTTGCTGAACGAGTATTTCGCGGTGGAGGCGGGGCTGGCGGACTGGCAGTTGGGGTTGGGGCACGCCTTCGAGATAGATCCGTTGGTTCCGGAGTCGTTCCGGCTGGAGTTGGCGCATGCGTTGCTGGCGCGGGAGTTGTTTCCGGAGGCGCCGTTGAAGTGGATGCCTCCGACGCGGCACATGACGGGGGATGTGTTTCGGGGGAATCTGCTGAACGGTTTTTTCAATTTGGCGGGGGTGTTGACCGGGCAGGGAATTCTGCTGGTGGGGATGATGACGGAGGCGGTGGCGACGCCGTGGCTCAGTGATCGGGCCATCGCTTTGCAGAACGTGCGGTACGTGTTGGGTGCGGCGGGTGGGTTGGCGGAGGATTTCGTGCCGGCGCCGGATGGGTTCATTGTGCGGCGGGCTGGTCAGGTGTTGGGTGAGGCGGTGGATTTGTTGGAGCGGATCGTCGACGATTCGCTGTTGACGGCGATCGCGGAGGGCACGTTCGGGGTGATGCGTCGGCCGGCGGATGGCGGCAAGGGGCGTGACGGGGTGGTGGTGCAGGCCGGTGACTACCTCAACCCGGTGTCGGAGTTGCTGGAGGCTGCTGACACTGACGACCGGGTCGGTGCTGGCCGTGGGTGA
- a CDS encoding amidohydrolase, whose translation MTTRVVVDGADRVDLPAVLYRGGRLYCPAQPGATALLVRAGRIAWLGLDADAPRADVVVELGGAVVTPAFVDAHVHATDTGLVLSGLDLSGVRSADELLDRVAGFAAGLPGDAVVLGHGWDESTWRRPVPPDARRLSVAAGGRRVYLSQASIHSALVSSAMLAAVPGLSADGDGWVREEEHHAVRAVAFGSLGSAQRAAAQRAALSAAAGLGIAAVHECGGPGTSSEADFTGVLALSGDGLPEVYGYWGELLGAARARELGAVAAGGDLYADGALGSRTAFVSQPYVDGEGCGTCFLDAGQVAAHLVDCVRSGLQGGFHAIGDAAVAAVADGFALAAGQVGVERLRAGRHRVEHVEMVDKRVIATFVEFGVVASVQPAFDRLWGGEGQMYAARLGVGRSLASNPFAALHGVGVPLAFGSDSPVTPLDPWGTVRAAVSHFNPSSRLGVRSAFAAHTRGGWRALPPGVVQTSREGVLALGAAATFAVWSAPAGVSGDGLPVLVAEDPALRGPADPTPLPRCLRTVSRGREIFVASDLGESVGVR comes from the coding sequence ATGACGACTCGGGTGGTGGTTGACGGGGCGGATCGGGTCGATCTGCCGGCGGTGTTGTACCGGGGTGGCCGGCTGTACTGCCCGGCGCAGCCGGGGGCGACGGCGTTGCTGGTGCGGGCGGGCCGGATCGCCTGGCTGGGGCTGGACGCGGATGCTCCCCGCGCCGACGTGGTGGTGGAGTTGGGCGGCGCGGTGGTGACGCCGGCGTTCGTCGACGCGCACGTCCATGCGACGGATACCGGTCTGGTGTTGTCCGGTCTGGATCTGTCGGGGGTGCGGTCGGCGGACGAGTTGTTGGACCGGGTGGCCGGGTTCGCGGCGGGGTTGCCGGGCGACGCGGTGGTGTTGGGGCACGGGTGGGACGAGTCGACGTGGCGGCGTCCGGTGCCGCCGGACGCGCGGCGGTTGTCGGTCGCGGCGGGTGGGCGGCGGGTGTATCTGTCGCAGGCGTCGATCCATTCGGCGTTGGTGTCGTCGGCGATGTTGGCGGCGGTGCCGGGGTTGTCGGCCGATGGTGATGGCTGGGTGCGGGAGGAGGAGCACCACGCGGTGCGGGCGGTGGCGTTCGGGTCGTTGGGGTCGGCGCAGCGGGCGGCGGCGCAGCGGGCGGCGTTGTCGGCGGCGGCGGGGCTCGGGATCGCGGCGGTGCACGAGTGTGGTGGGCCGGGGACGTCGTCGGAGGCGGACTTCACCGGTGTGTTGGCGTTGTCGGGTGACGGGTTGCCGGAGGTGTACGGCTACTGGGGTGAGCTGCTGGGGGCGGCGCGGGCCCGTGAGCTGGGGGCGGTGGCGGCGGGTGGTGATCTGTACGCGGACGGGGCGTTGGGCTCGCGTACGGCGTTCGTGTCGCAGCCGTACGTCGATGGTGAGGGTTGCGGGACGTGTTTCCTGGACGCCGGTCAGGTGGCGGCGCATCTGGTGGATTGTGTCCGGTCGGGGTTGCAGGGCGGGTTCCATGCGATCGGGGACGCGGCGGTGGCGGCGGTGGCGGACGGCTTCGCGTTGGCGGCCGGGCAGGTGGGGGTGGAGCGGCTGCGGGCGGGTCGGCACCGGGTGGAGCACGTGGAGATGGTGGACAAGCGGGTGATCGCGACGTTCGTGGAGTTTGGTGTGGTGGCGAGTGTGCAGCCGGCGTTCGACCGGTTGTGGGGTGGGGAGGGCCAGATGTATGCAGCCCGGCTGGGGGTGGGCCGGTCGTTGGCGTCGAATCCGTTCGCGGCGTTGCATGGGGTGGGGGTGCCGTTGGCGTTCGGGTCGGACTCGCCGGTGACTCCGTTGGATCCGTGGGGGACGGTGCGGGCCGCGGTGTCGCATTTCAATCCGTCGTCGAGGTTGGGGGTGCGGTCGGCGTTCGCGGCGCATACCCGTGGTGGGTGGCGGGCGTTGCCTCCGGGGGTGGTGCAGACGTCGCGGGAGGGTGTGTTGGCGTTGGGTGCGGCGGCGACGTTCGCGGTGTGGTCGGCGCCGGCGGGGGTATCGGGGGATGGGTTGCCGGTGTTGGTGGCGGAGGATCCGGCGTTGCGGGGGCCGGCTGATCCGACGCCGTTGCCGCGGTGTCTGCGGACGGTGTCGCGGGGGCGGGAGATCTTCGTGGCGTCGGATCTGGGTGAGTCGGTGGGTGTGCGGTGA
- a CDS encoding zinc-binding alcohol dehydrogenase, protein MTSPVGLHRVLEPVGVLPQAAWRLDADPCVGDDEIRIRVERLNLDAASFRQLREKHGGVGPAIRSEVLEIIGRRGKMHNPVTGSGGMLIGTVEAVGPMATAGVRVGDRVASLVSLTLTPLAVTDGLAGWRGDSEQVPCAGHAILFGRTVVAVLPPDLPDPLALAVLDVCGAPALTDRVVRAQVPADSRVGVRVAVLGGAGKSGSLALAAARLAGAGRTVAVVPTASERDRLVAAGLASATVVADARDPVAVSDAVRAALGSAADVTVVCVDVAGCEHGAVLATADGGTVIFFSMATSFPAAALGAEGLAADVTLLVGNGFVPGHAELALRLLVSEPGVRGLFEARLTAD, encoded by the coding sequence GTGACGTCACCGGTCGGACTGCACCGGGTGTTGGAGCCGGTCGGGGTGTTGCCGCAGGCGGCGTGGCGGCTGGACGCCGACCCGTGCGTCGGCGACGACGAGATCCGGATCCGGGTGGAGCGGCTCAACCTGGACGCGGCCAGCTTCCGGCAGTTGCGGGAGAAGCACGGCGGGGTCGGCCCCGCGATCAGGTCAGAGGTGCTGGAGATCATCGGGCGGCGCGGCAAGATGCACAATCCGGTGACCGGCTCCGGCGGGATGCTGATCGGCACGGTCGAGGCGGTGGGTCCGATGGCGACCGCCGGAGTCCGGGTGGGTGACCGGGTGGCGAGCCTGGTGTCGTTGACGTTGACGCCGTTGGCGGTCACCGACGGCCTGGCCGGTTGGCGCGGTGACAGCGAGCAGGTGCCGTGTGCGGGTCATGCGATCCTGTTCGGCCGTACGGTGGTCGCGGTCCTGCCGCCCGACCTGCCGGATCCGCTGGCGTTGGCGGTGTTGGACGTGTGTGGCGCCCCGGCGTTGACCGATCGGGTGGTGCGTGCTCAGGTGCCGGCCGACTCCCGGGTCGGGGTCCGGGTCGCGGTGCTCGGTGGCGCCGGCAAGAGCGGTTCGTTGGCGTTGGCCGCGGCGCGGCTGGCGGGTGCCGGCCGCACGGTGGCGGTGGTGCCGACGGCGTCGGAGCGGGACCGGTTGGTGGCTGCGGGGTTGGCGTCGGCGACGGTGGTCGCGGACGCCCGGGATCCGGTGGCGGTGTCGGATGCGGTACGGGCGGCGTTGGGGTCGGCAGCCGATGTGACGGTGGTCTGCGTCGATGTCGCGGGTTGTGAGCATGGCGCGGTGCTGGCCACGGCGGACGGCGGGACGGTGATCTTCTTTTCGATGGCGACGAGTTTCCCGGCGGCGGCGTTGGGCGCTGAGGGGTTGGCGGCGGACGTGACGTTGCTGGTGGGGAACGGGTTCGTGCCGGGGCATGCGGAGTTGGCGTTGCGGTTGTTGGTGTCTGAGCCGGGCGTGCGAGGGCTGTTCGAGGCCCGTCTCACGGCAGACTGA
- a CDS encoding KamA family radical SAM protein, translating to MPQPISADTTPAAAQPYEYRRRPLVEPDWTRLPGWRDVTVTQWHSAQWQRAHCVKNVSQLRTVLGNLADDAFYADLTADQNRHATMSMLITPQMINTMVPAAAPDTDTLRADPIRRYMLPLASDRRTDWPSHPYASRDSLHEHDMWVAEGLTHRYPTKVLAELLATCPQYCGHCTRMDLVGNSTPTVDKLRLTLKPAARYQAQLDYLRSHPGVRDVVVSGGDVANLPWRHLETYLQQLLEIDTIRDIRLATKALMGLPQHWLQPEVVAGLERVARTAAGRGVNLAIHTHVNHQQSLTPLVAQAAQAALDAGIRDVRNQGVLMRGVNADPDTLLDLCFALQGEAGILPYYFYLCDMIPNAEHWRVPVWAAQQLQHDIMGYLPGYATPRIVCDVPLVGKRWVHMLTEYDREHGISYWTKNYRTSLDGDSDDSLDRRYPYYDPIDTLPDSGRDWWSRTLTASHG from the coding sequence ATGCCGCAACCCATCTCGGCAGACACCACGCCGGCCGCCGCCCAGCCGTACGAGTACCGCCGCCGCCCCCTCGTCGAACCCGACTGGACCCGCCTACCAGGTTGGCGAGACGTCACCGTCACCCAATGGCACAGCGCCCAATGGCAGCGGGCGCACTGCGTCAAGAACGTCAGCCAGCTACGCACCGTCCTCGGAAACCTCGCCGACGACGCCTTCTACGCCGACCTCACCGCCGACCAGAACCGCCACGCGACCATGTCCATGCTGATCACCCCACAAATGATCAACACGATGGTCCCCGCCGCAGCCCCGGACACCGACACACTGCGCGCCGACCCCATCCGGCGGTACATGCTTCCGCTCGCCAGCGACCGCCGCACCGACTGGCCGTCTCACCCGTACGCCAGCCGCGACTCGCTCCACGAACACGACATGTGGGTAGCCGAAGGCCTCACCCACCGCTACCCCACCAAGGTGCTCGCCGAACTGCTCGCCACCTGCCCGCAGTACTGCGGGCACTGCACCCGGATGGACCTGGTCGGCAACTCCACACCCACCGTCGACAAACTGCGGCTCACCCTCAAACCCGCCGCCCGCTACCAGGCCCAGCTCGACTACCTGCGATCACATCCCGGCGTACGCGACGTGGTCGTCTCCGGCGGCGACGTCGCCAACCTGCCGTGGCGCCACCTCGAGACCTACCTGCAGCAGTTGCTGGAAATCGACACCATCCGCGACATCCGACTGGCCACGAAGGCGCTCATGGGCCTACCCCAGCACTGGTTGCAGCCCGAGGTCGTCGCTGGCCTCGAACGGGTCGCCCGTACCGCCGCCGGCCGGGGGGTCAACCTCGCCATCCACACCCATGTCAACCATCAGCAGTCGCTGACCCCGCTGGTCGCCCAGGCGGCCCAGGCGGCACTGGACGCCGGCATCCGGGACGTACGCAACCAGGGAGTCCTGATGCGCGGCGTCAACGCCGATCCCGACACCCTGCTCGACCTCTGCTTCGCGCTACAGGGCGAAGCAGGCATCCTGCCCTACTACTTCTACCTGTGCGACATGATCCCGAACGCCGAGCACTGGCGGGTCCCCGTCTGGGCCGCACAGCAACTCCAGCACGACATCATGGGCTACCTGCCCGGCTACGCCACCCCACGGATCGTGTGCGACGTACCGCTGGTGGGAAAGCGATGGGTACACATGCTCACCGAATACGACCGGGAGCACGGCATCTCCTACTGGACCAAGAACTACCGCACCTCGCTGGACGGCGACAGCGACGACTCGCTCGATCGGCGCTACCCGTACTACGACCCGATCGACACCCTGCCCGACTCCGGAAGAGACTGGTGGTCGCGCACCCTCACAGCGTCGCACGGATGA
- a CDS encoding CsbD family protein, with translation MGMTDKARNKADELKGQAKERYGAATDNEQLQAEGATEAGKARTKQAGEHAKEAGRNVKDAFSG, from the coding sequence ATGGGCATGACCGACAAGGCGCGCAACAAGGCCGACGAACTCAAGGGCCAGGCGAAGGAGCGCTACGGCGCCGCCACCGACAACGAGCAGTTGCAGGCAGAGGGTGCGACGGAGGCCGGCAAGGCGCGGACGAAGCAGGCTGGTGAGCACGCCAAGGAAGCTGGCCGTAACGTCAAGGACGCCTTCAGCGGCTGA
- a CDS encoding Lrp/AsnC family transcriptional regulator, whose product MEETDRAIVAALTTDGRVSYTDLAERVGLSVSAVHQRVRRLEQRGVVKGYSARVSYEAVGLPLSAFVAIRPLDPSQPDDAPERLSHLAEIDSCYSVAGEDFYLLLVRVVSPADLERLLQEIRTAANVTTRTTVVLSTPYESRPPKLT is encoded by the coding sequence GTGGAGGAGACCGATCGGGCAATCGTCGCCGCGTTGACCACCGACGGCCGGGTGTCCTACACCGACCTGGCCGAGCGGGTCGGCCTGTCGGTGTCCGCCGTGCATCAGCGGGTGCGGCGACTGGAACAGCGTGGCGTCGTCAAGGGCTACAGCGCACGGGTGTCGTACGAGGCGGTGGGTCTGCCGTTGAGCGCGTTCGTCGCGATCCGGCCGCTGGATCCGTCCCAGCCCGACGACGCGCCGGAGCGGCTGTCGCATCTGGCCGAGATCGACTCCTGCTATTCGGTGGCGGGGGAGGACTTCTATCTGCTGCTGGTCAGGGTGGTGAGCCCGGCGGATCTGGAGCGGCTGTTGCAGGAGATCCGGACCGCCGCCAACGTCACGACGCGGACCACGGTGGTGCTCTCCACGCCGTACGAGTCGCGGCCGCCGAAGTTGACCTGA